A section of the Sedimentisphaera cyanobacteriorum genome encodes:
- a CDS encoding NAD(P)H-dependent glycerol-3-phosphate dehydrogenase, translated as MYKNITIIGDGAMATACSSNLCSKGFSVTMWGHNASQLAEIEKAGENFLFLPGFQLDPALKFDSDDASCMRGAELIISAVPCQFCGSVWKRLKPFLPADAAIVSVTKGIENDRLLLPTQIIETETGGENPLATLSGPNIADELMQRLPASASAACEDENIARRVQQTFTTPWFRVYSTPDVIGVQVAGASKNVIAIAAGIIDGIGAGDNAKAALLARGLAEISRLGKAMGADPDTFAGLTGLGDLVTTCISPKGRNRSFGEKLGRGMAVSDALAETNSVVEGVSTCDSVVALAGRLGVEMPIAAGVQSVIKGEMSVDEVIASLMSRELKSEKI; from the coding sequence TTGTACAAGAATATTACTATAATCGGCGATGGAGCAATGGCCACAGCCTGCTCTTCGAATCTTTGCTCCAAAGGCTTCAGTGTAACTATGTGGGGGCATAATGCATCTCAGCTTGCAGAGATAGAAAAAGCAGGCGAAAATTTCCTGTTTCTCCCGGGCTTCCAGCTCGACCCCGCTTTGAAATTTGATTCAGATGATGCCTCCTGCATGCGCGGTGCTGAGCTGATTATTTCGGCAGTCCCGTGTCAGTTTTGCGGGAGCGTGTGGAAGCGTCTAAAGCCCTTCCTCCCCGCCGATGCTGCGATAGTCTCAGTTACCAAGGGCATAGAAAACGATCGTCTGCTCCTTCCCACTCAGATAATCGAAACGGAAACCGGCGGCGAGAACCCCCTCGCAACGCTTTCCGGCCCAAATATAGCAGACGAGCTTATGCAGAGGCTTCCAGCAAGTGCAAGCGCAGCATGCGAGGATGAAAACATCGCTCGCAGAGTCCAGCAAACCTTCACCACCCCTTGGTTCCGAGTGTATTCAACTCCGGATGTAATCGGCGTTCAGGTTGCGGGGGCATCGAAAAACGTAATCGCAATAGCCGCAGGCATAATAGACGGAATCGGAGCAGGCGACAACGCAAAGGCCGCCCTGCTTGCACGCGGGCTCGCAGAGATATCCCGCCTCGGCAAGGCAATGGGAGCAGACCCCGACACATTCGCAGGCCTGACAGGCCTTGGCGATCTGGTAACAACGTGCATCTCGCCGAAAGGACGCAACCGCAGCTTCGGCGAAAAGCTCGGCCGAGGTATGGCCGTAAGCGATGCCCTTGCAGAAACAAACAGCGTTGTGGAAGGCGTTTCAACGTGCGATTCTGTGGTTGCCCTTGCAGGCAGGCTCGGGGTGGAGATGCCGATAGCTGCCGGCGTTCAAAGCGTTATAAAGGGCGAGATGAGCGTCGATGAGGTGATTGCGAGTCTTATGAGCAGAGAGCTGAAATCCGAGAAGATTTGA
- a CDS encoding valine--tRNA ligase: MAKELSKVYNPREVEQLAEKLWLDAGSYHTEPPSKGGKDSKPYTIVIPPPNVTGMLHMGHALNNTLQDVIIRFKRMQGFNTLWMPGTDHAGIATQSVVEKKLHSEHGKTRHDVGREGLVEMIWEWKQQYGDRILEQLKGIGASCDWQRTRFTLDDMCARAVRRTFYKLFSDKLIYKGKRLVNWDPHLQTAVADDEVVHKTVQGNFYYMKYPLSDGSREVMIATTRPETMLGDTAVAVNPKDERAEELIGKMIDLPLTGRKIPIIADDYVKRGEGTGFLKVTPAHDPNDYEIGLRHDLERINILTPEGYINENGGDFEGLDRFEARKRIVERLQDEGLLEKIEPREQEVGHSDRSGVIIEPYLSDQWFVSVAPLAAPAIEVLRERRLKFHPKRYESAYADWLEGIRDWCISRQLWWGHRIPIWSVELEVENPIENPDADPISDEIKSALSSKTGVSWLEFTEDLGEFAVQIFPDEEDPAKVRIDICIAEKDRTAEDLLEKHGFRRDPDVLDTWFSSALWPFSTLGWPEQTEELKFYYPTDLLITSRDIITLWVSRMVMMGLYNMGEVPFSDVFIHGKILDGNGETMSKSKGNGIDPLAIIEHYGADAMRFSLANMTTENQDMRMPVKQDEQGRNISSKFDIGRNFCNKLWNASRFAMMNLENISADEFDADKMDMTDRWILSRLEDTVCYVTDMLGEYKFSEPAGAIYRFFWNDLCDWYLEWGKPRMKDDSERPIFQNVLAFLLDNTLRLMHPFMPFITEGIFQTLAEYAPSRPLKGLVKRSGEELLIEAAWPGSELEQFRNPDIEQQINEVQTIVKSIREVRSQYNIAPKQKIKAGISAPESYQPLYEKCKELIVNLAGLESLEIAENIERQGTTATNVIGEIEVFVHGVIDPDAEKKRLEKQKQDLVKAAKGVEGRLSNESYVKNAPPAIVQDSRNKLAELKEQIEAVDKLLEEL; encoded by the coding sequence ATGGCAAAAGAACTATCGAAAGTTTATAACCCCCGAGAAGTAGAGCAGCTTGCAGAAAAGCTTTGGCTTGATGCCGGCAGCTACCATACAGAACCGCCTTCAAAGGGCGGAAAAGACAGCAAACCATACACAATCGTAATCCCGCCGCCTAACGTAACGGGAATGCTGCACATGGGGCATGCCCTTAACAACACGCTGCAGGATGTGATTATCCGATTCAAACGTATGCAGGGCTTCAACACCCTCTGGATGCCCGGTACAGACCATGCCGGCATCGCCACGCAGAGCGTAGTAGAGAAAAAGCTGCACTCTGAGCATGGCAAAACCCGCCACGATGTGGGGCGTGAAGGCCTTGTGGAGATGATATGGGAGTGGAAACAGCAGTATGGCGACAGAATCCTCGAGCAGCTCAAGGGCATCGGGGCCAGCTGCGACTGGCAGAGAACACGCTTCACCCTCGATGATATGTGCGCAAGGGCAGTTCGCAGAACATTCTACAAGCTCTTCAGCGACAAGCTTATTTACAAAGGCAAGCGTCTTGTAAACTGGGACCCGCACCTTCAAACAGCAGTGGCTGATGATGAGGTTGTGCATAAAACAGTGCAGGGAAATTTCTACTATATGAAATATCCGCTCTCGGACGGCAGCCGAGAAGTAATGATCGCTACTACTCGTCCTGAAACAATGCTAGGCGATACGGCTGTTGCTGTAAACCCCAAGGATGAACGCGCCGAGGAGCTGATTGGGAAGATGATAGACCTCCCGCTCACAGGGAGAAAAATCCCGATAATAGCAGATGATTACGTAAAGCGCGGCGAGGGAACCGGCTTTCTGAAGGTTACCCCTGCCCACGACCCGAACGATTATGAAATCGGCCTGCGCCACGATCTCGAGAGAATCAACATCCTCACACCCGAGGGATACATCAACGAAAACGGAGGCGACTTCGAAGGGCTCGATAGATTCGAGGCACGAAAAAGGATAGTTGAAAGGCTTCAGGACGAGGGATTATTAGAGAAAATTGAGCCGAGGGAGCAGGAAGTTGGCCACAGCGACCGCAGCGGCGTTATAATAGAGCCGTATCTCTCCGATCAGTGGTTCGTAAGCGTTGCCCCGCTTGCAGCCCCTGCGATTGAAGTACTCAGAGAAAGGCGTTTGAAGTTCCATCCGAAGCGCTATGAAAGCGCATACGCCGACTGGCTTGAGGGCATTAGAGACTGGTGCATTAGCAGGCAGCTTTGGTGGGGGCACAGAATCCCGATTTGGAGCGTGGAGCTGGAGGTTGAAAACCCGATTGAGAACCCGGATGCAGACCCGATATCCGATGAAATCAAATCTGCCCTGAGCAGCAAAACCGGTGTAAGCTGGCTGGAATTCACAGAAGACCTCGGCGAGTTTGCCGTGCAGATATTCCCCGATGAAGAAGACCCTGCAAAGGTGCGCATTGATATATGCATAGCAGAGAAAGACCGCACAGCAGAAGACCTGCTCGAGAAGCACGGTTTCCGGAGAGACCCGGACGTATTGGATACGTGGTTCAGCTCTGCGCTTTGGCCTTTCAGCACTCTCGGCTGGCCTGAACAGACCGAAGAGCTCAAATTCTACTACCCCACTGATCTTCTGATTACCTCACGCGATATCATTACGCTCTGGGTTTCGAGAATGGTAATGATGGGGCTCTACAATATGGGCGAGGTTCCGTTCAGCGATGTTTTCATACACGGGAAAATCCTCGACGGCAACGGCGAAACGATGAGCAAAAGCAAGGGCAACGGCATAGACCCGCTTGCAATTATAGAGCATTACGGCGCAGATGCGATGCGTTTCAGCCTCGCTAATATGACCACAGAGAATCAGGATATGCGTATGCCCGTCAAGCAGGACGAGCAGGGCAGGAATATCAGCAGCAAGTTTGATATAGGCAGGAATTTCTGCAACAAGCTCTGGAATGCCTCCCGTTTTGCAATGATGAACCTCGAGAATATCAGCGCAGATGAGTTTGATGCCGATAAGATGGATATGACAGACCGCTGGATACTCTCCCGCCTTGAAGATACAGTTTGCTATGTAACCGATATGCTGGGTGAGTATAAGTTCAGCGAGCCGGCAGGCGCGATTTATCGCTTCTTCTGGAACGACCTCTGCGACTGGTATCTGGAATGGGGCAAGCCGCGGATGAAGGATGACAGCGAAAGGCCGATATTCCAGAACGTGCTTGCGTTTTTACTCGATAATACGCTCCGCCTTATGCACCCGTTTATGCCTTTCATAACCGAGGGCATATTCCAGACCCTCGCTGAATACGCCCCTTCAAGGCCGCTGAAAGGGCTCGTGAAAAGGAGCGGGGAAGAGCTGCTTATAGAAGCCGCTTGGCCGGGCAGCGAGCTGGAGCAGTTCCGCAATCCCGATATAGAGCAGCAGATAAATGAAGTGCAAACGATTGTTAAGAGCATTCGTGAGGTGAGAAGCCAGTACAATATCGCCCCGAAGCAGAAAATCAAGGCAGGCATCTCCGCACCCGAGAGCTATCAGCCGCTATACGAAAAATGCAAAGAGCTTATCGTAAATCTCGCAGGGCTCGAGAGCCTTGAGATAGCCGAAAACATAGAGCGGCAGGGAACTACCGCCACAAACGTTATCGGCGAGATTGAAGTTTTCGTGCACGGCGTGATAGACCCTGATGCTGAGAAAAAACGCCTTGAAAAGCAGAAGCAGGATCTTGTTAAAGCTGCAAAGGGCGTGGAAGGAAGGCTTTCAAACGAGAGCTACGTTAAGAATGCCCCGCCTGCAATCGTTCAGGACTCCAGAAATAAGCTCGCAGAGCTGAAAGAACAGATTGAGGCTGTTGATAAGCTTCTCGAAGAGCTCTGA